The genomic stretch CTTCAATTATTTTGTGTTTCTTTTCTGCAAACATAAATTCTACTTCTGCTAAATCAACTCTATTTTTTAAATTTTTCTCAAAACTTTTTAATATAGAATTATAATATATTTCAGTATCTTTTATAGCTGAACTATAAATCTCGATTTTTTCAACTTGTATTTCTTTTAATAACATAAGCTCTTCATACTCATTTTTTGTTTGCTCAATTTTATCAATAAAATCCATTTTTGAAGCTTCATAAGATAATCTATTTTGCTCAATCTTAGCATTAGTACCTCCACCTTCATAAAGTGGTATTTTTAATTCAAATAATATTCTTTTATCTGTTTCATAATCATCAATATAATTATTTGAATCATATTTTGTATAATTTGCTCTTAATGCTAATACGGGATAATGTCCAGTTTTAGATGTTTCTACTCTTTGTTTAACTAAATTAATTCCAACTTTTCCACCTTTTAGTTTTAAGTTATCAAGAAGTAATTTATCAAATTCATAATTTACATCATAACTTTCTATATCTTTAACTTCTTCAAGACTATCAACTTTTTTATTCATAAAATGATGAAGTTTTAATTTTTCTAATTTTAGATCATTTTTATATTCATTTAACTTAATATAAATATCATTATAATCCAATTTC from Poseidonibacter antarcticus encodes the following:
- a CDS encoding TolC family protein, translated to MKNKLRYIPILTIIPILSFGISLKDVYSFTLQNDESIKTNYYDTESRKQDLDIQKARLYPNISSTLTKSNRSYLTNTEIQRTEKENYNSLEFSLSQSIYDGSIYSSIKEAKYDMKLQEILLEEKKQETALSAIDVFIDGLISKSLIETTKKELKYYETKRLQFEKMYKLNLLAKNQLDKSKLDYNDIYIKLNEYKNDLKLEKLKLHHFMNKKVDSLEEVKDIESYDVNYEFDKLLLDNLKLKGGKVGINLVKQRVETSKTGHYPVLALRANYTKYDSNNYIDDYETDKRILFELKIPLYEGGGTNAKIEQNRLSYEASKMDFIDKIEQTKNEYEELMLLKEIQVEKIEIYSSAIKDTEIYYNSILKSFEKNLKNRVDLAEVEFMFAEKKHKIIEAKYEKLRINLRLKFLAGNLNLAL